The genomic stretch CGCGCCGCCTGCTGAGTCGCCGCACAGCACGACCCGTTCGGCGGGCATACGCGTGAGCAGGTCCCGGTACACAGTTTCGAGCAGCAGGTACGCGGCTTCGAACGTATGCTCGGGCGCCAGCGGATATAGGGGGACAGTGACGCTGGCACCTGTGGATCGGATGAGGGCTTCGAGCAGGTCCCAGTGGTTGCGGAGGAGTGGGTGAACATAAGCTCCACCGTGCGTGTAGATCACGTGCCATCCCGAGGCGTCCTTCCGAGGCGTGAGCAGGTAGACGGTAGATCCGTCGACCTGACGCTCCTGCACGTCGCACAGGGCCCGCAGAGACGCCGTGATCGGCGCAGGTTGCGGGTAGGGACGCGTACGGGCTGTGCGTTCCATGTCTGCAAGGTCGACGGGTCTTCTCCTCATGCGCAGGACAGTCTTGATGATGTGCATGGACAGGCTGGGCCGAGTAGAGGTGGCACGGTGGAGAAGCAGGCCACCCAGGAGGACTGAGGCACTCAGGACGGCACGGCGCGCGTGGGTCATCTCTGACCTCGGGAGCGGTTGGCCAGCAGGCGGCCCATTACCTGCCAGTACGTGCCGGGCAGGAGGCGTGCCAGCAAGTCCAGCACTTTGGCATCAGTGCCGACAATGACGCGGGGGCTTCTCCGCTCTACACCCTGCAGGATGATGCATGCAGCTTCGGCAGGCGAGAGGCGCAGGAGGCGGTTGTTGGCCTCGCGTTGCGCCTGGACTTCCTGAGCGGTGCTTTGGACGCCGCTGCCCACCGGGGCGCTGTTGGCGATGTTCGTCCGTACACCTCCCGGATGCACGACGGTGACGCCAATACCGTTTGGCGCGAGCTCATGCCGAAGGACTTCGCTGAAGCCGCGCACGGCAAATTTGCTGGCGGCGTACGCACTTTGCCCAGGCGGGCCGATGATGCCGTACAGGCTGGAGACATTTACGACATGCGGGGACAGTTCGGCCTTCAGGGCAGGTAGGAACGCCTTGCACATGGCGACCACTGCACGGAAGTTGATGCCCTGCACCCACTCAAACTCTTCAAGGGTCACTTCGTCAAAGGTGCCGCCCAGCGCCACGCCGGCGTTGTTGATCAGTAAGGTCACGCGGCGGTGCTCGCGCAGGACGGCGTCGGCGAGGGTGGGAATCTCAGCGGTGTGGCTGAGGTCGAAGGCATGCGTGGTGACGTGGAGGTCCGGGTGTTGGGCCCGCAGTGCATTCGCAATCCGCTTGAGGCCGTCCTCGTCCCGGTCGATCAAGGCGAGGTGGCTACCGCGCTGCGCGAGGTCGGTGGCCAGAGCAAGACCGATGCCGCTGGCGGCACCAGTGAGGACGGCGACGCCCCCCGTGAAGCTGTAGGGATTCATGGTTGCTCTCCTATAAAGTGCGTCACCAGCGTGTTGAACTCCTCAGCACGTTCGATCTGGGGCATGTGGCCTGTGCCGGGGAAGAGGTGTGTGCGGGCATGCGGGTAGAGGCGACGGGCGTGGTTCAGGTGCGTGGCAGGTAGGATCCGGTCCTGCTCACCCCAGACGATCAGGGTAGGGATCCGCAGGGCGGCGAGATGACGGGTCAAGGTGTCGCGCCACTCGGGATGCACGCCGCGCCAGTTGCCGAGAAACCGGGCAACACTGAGGTAGGCGCGGGAACGGTCGGGCTGTCCGGCGAGAAACAGGGCATGCTCACGGCGTGCAGACGTGGCGAAACGCGGATCGTGGAAAAGGCTTTTGACGGCGCGGGCACTGTTGCGGGGGTCCGGGGTCATCAGGCGTTCGCCCAGATGGGGCACAGCCAACATCCGGAGAGCGACGGTGACATCCTGTCCGAAGCCGGCGCTGTTGACGAGAACTAGCCTCCGGACTTGCTGGGGATACATCACGGCGAACTGCTGGGCGACCGCGCCGCCGAGGGAGTTGCCAATCAGAGTTACAGGCCGCGTTTCGTTCACGGCGTCGAGGTAGTGCTTCACGAATCTGGCAAGGCCTGCCAGGGTGTAGGACACATCGGGTTTGTCTGTGAGGCCGAAGCCGATGAGGTCGAGGGCATACACGCGGTGGCGTTCGGCGAGGGCGGGGAGGGTGTCGGTCCAGTCTTCGAGGCTCCGTCCAATGCCATGCAGGAGCACGACGGGGTCACCTTCGCCCTGGACCTGGTGACGGGTGCGGATCTCTCGCACGGAGAGGAATTCTGGTGTCTTCACGTCGTCTCCTGTTGGATAGAATCCAGTATGCGAATAAAAACTCAATTTCACAACTCGCGTTCCAATCGTGGAAAATATGACGGTAGAGATGAATAATCCTAAGAAAGCGGAGCAACAGCTCGCATTTCCGACGCGAAAACAGCCCCAACAGGCCCGCAGTCGTCAGATGGTGGACCGGCTATTGCACGCGGCCGCGCAGGTCTTCATGACGGAAGGCATCGAGGGTGCCACAACCAACCGCATTGCTGAAGTGGCGGGCGTCTCGGTCGGCTCGCTCTACCAATTCTTCCCGAACAAACTGACGATGCTTGCGGAACTTCAGCGCCTGTGGACTGAGCGGC from Deinococcus sp. Leaf326 encodes the following:
- a CDS encoding SDR family oxidoreductase; the encoded protein is MNPYSFTGGVAVLTGAASGIGLALATDLAQRGSHLALIDRDEDGLKRIANALRAQHPDLHVTTHAFDLSHTAEIPTLADAVLREHRRVTLLINNAGVALGGTFDEVTLEEFEWVQGINFRAVVAMCKAFLPALKAELSPHVVNVSSLYGIIGPPGQSAYAASKFAVRGFSEVLRHELAPNGIGVTVVHPGGVRTNIANSAPVGSGVQSTAQEVQAQREANNRLLRLSPAEAACIILQGVERRSPRVIVGTDAKVLDLLARLLPGTYWQVMGRLLANRSRGQR
- a CDS encoding alpha/beta fold hydrolase; this encodes MKTPEFLSVREIRTRHQVQGEGDPVVLLHGIGRSLEDWTDTLPALAERHRVYALDLIGFGLTDKPDVSYTLAGLARFVKHYLDAVNETRPVTLIGNSLGGAVAQQFAVMYPQQVRRLVLVNSAGFGQDVTVALRMLAVPHLGERLMTPDPRNSARAVKSLFHDPRFATSARREHALFLAGQPDRSRAYLSVARFLGNWRGVHPEWRDTLTRHLAALRIPTLIVWGEQDRILPATHLNHARRLYPHARTHLFPGTGHMPQIERAEEFNTLVTHFIGEQP